The following coding sequences lie in one Desmodus rotundus isolate HL8 chromosome 1, HLdesRot8A.1, whole genome shotgun sequence genomic window:
- the FUT7 gene encoding LOW QUALITY PROTEIN: alpha-(1,3)-fucosyltransferase 7 (The sequence of the model RefSeq protein was modified relative to this genomic sequence to represent the inferred CDS: deleted 1 base in 1 codon) gives MSHAGHASAQKRRALGGLAGAALLTALWILWLLQRAPRGVPAPQRTLTILIWHWPFASQPPELPSNTCASYGVAHCHLSTNRSLLPSADAVVFHHRELQTRRARLPLAERPHGQPWVWASMESPSHTHGLGRLRGIFNWVLSYRRDSDIFVPYGRLEPRQGPVPPLPAKNGVAAWVISNFQSRQRRVQLYRQLVPHLPVDVFGRATRRPLCTDCLLPTVARYLFYLAFENSQHPDYITEKFWHNALAASAVPVVLGPPRATYEAFAPPDAFVHVDDFSSARELAAFLLGMNDSQYRRYFAWRDRLRVRLFNDWRERFCAVCTRYPHLPRDQVYRDLQGWFQGWFQA, from the exons ATGAGCCATGCCG GGCATGCCTCTGCCCAGAAGCGGCGGGCCTTGGGGGGCCTGGCC GGTGCAGCCCTGCTCACGGCCCTCTGGATCCTGTGGCTACTCCAACGGGCCCCTAGGGGTGTCCCGGCACCGCAGCGCACTCTCACCATCCTGATCTGGCACTGGCCCTTTGCCAGCCAGCCCCCGGAGCTGCCCAGCAACACCTGCGCCAGCTATGGCGTGGCCCACTGCCACCTGAGCACCAACCGCAGCCTGCTGCCCAGCGCCGATGCTGTGGTCTTCCACCACCGAGAGCTGCAGACCCGGCGGGCCCGCCTGCCCCTGGCCGAACGGCCGCATGGGCAGCCCTGGGTGTGGGCTTCCATGGAGTCGCCCAGCCACACGCACGGCCTCGGCCGTCTCCGCGGCATCTTCAACTGGGTGCTGAGCTACCGGCGGGACTCGGACATCTTTGTCCCCTACGGACGCCTGGAGCCCCGCCAGGGGCCCGTGCCCCCACTGCCGGCCAAGAATGGAGTGGCTGCCTGGGTGATCAGCAACTTCCAGTCCCGGCAGCGGCGTGTGCAGCTGTACCGGCAGCTGGTGCCTCACCTCCCAGTGGATGTGTTCGGCCGAGCCACCCGGCGGCCGCTGTGCACCGACTGCCTGCTGCCCACCGTGGCCCGGTACCTCTTCTACCTGGCCTTCGAGAACTCGCAGCACCCGGACTACATCACCGAGAAGTTCTGGCACAACGCCCTGGCCGCCAGCGCTGTGCCTGTGGTGCTGGGGCCCCCAAGGGCCACTTACGAGGCCTTTGCACCGCCTGACGCCTTCGTGCACGTGGACGACTTCAGCTCGGCCCGAGAGCTGGCCGCCTTCCTCCTGGGCATGAACGACAGCCAGTACCGGCGCTACTTCGCCTGGCGTGACAGGCTCCGTGTACGGCTGTTCAACGACTGGCGGGAGCGCTTCTGTGCCGTCTGCACCCGCTACCCCCACCTGCCCCGTGACCAGGTCTACCGGGACCTCCAGGGCTGGTTCCAAGGCTGGTTCCAGGCCTGA
- the NPDC1 gene encoding neural proliferation differentiation and control protein 1, which produces MATPVPPPSPRHLRLLRLLLSGLVLGVTLRGAAAGRPDAAACPGSLDCTLQRRARCPPGAHVCGPCLQPFREDQQGLCVPRARRPPEEGPPQPRLEDEIDLLAQELARQEAGRWKLMTLPHPEAPHRLLEAAATLGLSDRGQGPDLGLPSTRGAPAQTTHTSLGSPVSSGPVHMSPVDPQGGRGDGFTLVFIVACSVAGTAALAVAALCWCRLQRDIRLTQKADYAAPQAPGSPATPKISPGDQRLAHSAEVYHYQHQRQQMRCLERHKEPPKELNSASSDEENEDGDFTVYECPGLAPTGEMEVRNPLFDHSSLSAPLPPPPP; this is translated from the exons ATGGCGACGCCCGTCCCTCCGCCCTCACCGCGGCACCTGCGGCTGTTGCGGCTGCTGCTCTCCGGCCTAGTCCTCGGCGTCACCCTGCGCGGTGCCGCTGCCGGCCGCCCGG aTGCAGCCGCCTGCCCTGGGAGCCTGGACTGTACCCTGCAGAGGCGGGCACGGTGCCCCCCGGGCGCTCACGTCTGTGGGCCCTGCCTTCAGCCCTTCCGGGAGGACCAACAGGGGCTCTGTGTGCCCAGGGCGCGCCGGCCTCCGG AGGAGGGCCCACCCCAGCCCAGACTAGAAGATGAGATTGATCTCCTGGCCCAGGAGCTAGCCCGGCAGGAGGCAGGGCGCTGGAAGCTCATGACCCTACCCCATCCTGAAGCACCACATCGGCTCCTGGAGGCTG cagccaccctGGGGCTCTCCGACAGAGGCCAGGGCCCCGACCTGGGCCTCCCCTCCACTCGGGGAGCCCCTGCGCAGACAACCCACACCTCCTTGGGTTCTCCTGTATCGTCTGGGCCCGTGCACATGTCCCCCGTGGACCCCCAGGGCGGACGCGGTGATGGCTTCACCCTTG TGTTCATCGTGGCGTGCTCCGTGGCGGGCACAGCGGCCCTCGCTGTGGCTGCTCTCTGCTGGTGCAG GCTGCAGCGAGACATCCGCCTGACCCAGAAGGCCGACTACGCCGCCCCGCAGGCGCCAGGCTCCCCCGCAACGCCCAAGATCTCG CCCGGGGACCAGCGGCTGGCGCACAGCGCGGAGGTGTACCACTACCAGCACCAGAGGCAGCAGATGCGGTGCCTGGAGCG GCATAAAGAGCCCCCCAAGGAGCTGAACTCGGCCTCCTCGGACGAGGAGAACGAAGATGGCGACTTCACCGTGTACGAGTGCCCGGGCCTGGCCCCG ACCGGGGAGATGGAGGTGCGGAACCCGCTGTTCGACCACTCCTCGCTCTCTGCGCCCCTGCCGCCCCCGCCGCCGTGA
- the ENTPD2 gene encoding ectonucleoside triphosphate diphosphohydrolase 2, whose protein sequence is MAGKVLSLLPPFLLAAAGLCGLLLLCVPTRDVREPPALKYGIVLDAGSSHTSMFIYKWPADKENDTGIVGQHSSCDVRGGGISSYADNPSGAGQSLVECLDQALQDVPRERHAGTPLYLGATAGMRLLNLTSPEASAEVLTAVMRTLTQYPFDFRGARILSGQDEGVFGWVTANYLLENFIKYGWAGRWYRPRKGTLGAMDLGGASTQITFETASPAEDPADEVQLRLYGQQYRVYTHSFLCYGRDQVLKRLLASVLQTHSAHPCWPRGYSRQVLLRDVYGSPCTAALRPQAFDSSSRVSLAGSSNPALCRGLVQGLFNFSACPFSRCSFNGIFQPPVAGDFLAFSAFFYTVDFLSSVMGLPVATLQQLEAAVVTVCNQTWSELQARAPGEVAHLPSYCAGAMFVQQLLSTGYGFDERAFSRVTFQKKAGDTAVGWALGYMLNLTNMIPADPPGLRKGTDFNSWVVLLLLFAALLLAALVLLARQARSAKSPSAI, encoded by the exons ATGGCCGGGAAGGTGCTGTCGCTGCTGCCGCCGTTCCTGCTGGCCGCCGCAGGCCTCTGCGGCCTCCTGCTGCTGTGCGTCCCTACTCGCGATGTCCGGGAGCCGCCCGCCCTCAAG TATGGCATCGTCTTGGACGCTGGCTCCTCCCACACGTCTATGTTCATCTACAAGTGGCCTGCGGACAAAGAGAACGACACGGGCATTGTGGGCCAACACAGCTCCTGTGACGTGCGTG GTGGGGGCATCTCCAGCTACGCAGACAACCCCTCTGGGGCTGGCCAGAGTCTTGTGGAATGCCTGGACCAGGCGCTCCAGGACGTGCCCAGGGAGAGACACGCAGGCACACCCCTCTACCTGGGAGCCACAGCGGGTATGCGCCTGCTCAA CCTGACTAGTCCGGAGGCCTCAGCCGAGGTGCTCACGGCCGTGATGCGGACGCTGACCCAGTACCCCTTCGACTTCCGTGGTGCCCGCATCCTCTCTGGCCAGGACGAGGGGGTGTTTGGCTGGGTGACTGCCAACTACCTGCTGGAGAACTTCATCAAG TACGGCTGGGCAGGCCGGTGGTACCGGCCAAGGAAGGGGACGCTGGGGGCCATGGACCTGGGAGGTGCCTCCACACAGATCACCTTCGAGACGGCCAGCCCGGCCGAGGATCCCGCTGACGAGGTCCAGCTGCGACTCTATGGCCAGCAGTACCGTGTCTACACCCACAGCTTCCTCTGCTACGGCCGCGACCAGGTCCTCAAAAGGCTGCTGGCCAGTGTACTCCAG ACCCACAGCGCCCACCCCTGCTGGCCTCGAGGCTACTCCAGGCAAGTGCTGCTCCGGGACGTGTACGGGTCACCATGCACCGCAGCCCTGCGGCCCCAGGCCTTCGACAGCAGCAGTAGGGTCAGCCTGGCGGGGTCCAGCAACCCTGCCCTCTGCCGTGGCCTCGTCCAGGGGCTCTTCAACTTCTCAGCCTGCCCCTTCTCTCGATGCTCCTTCAATGGCATCTTCCAGCCCCCTGTGGCTGGGGACTTTCTC GCCTTCTCTGCTTTCTTCTACACCGTGGACTTCCTGAGTTCCGTGATGGGGCTGCCCGTGGCCACCCTGCAGCAGCTGGAGGCCGCCGTGGTCACCGTCTGCAACCAGACGTGGAGTGAG CTACAGGCTCGGGCGCCAGGGGAAGTGGCCCACCTGCCCAGCTACTGCGCTGGGGCCATGTTCGTGCAGCAGCTCTTGAGCACCGGCTATGGCTTCGACGAGCGCGCCTTCAGCCGCGTGACCTTTCAGAAGAAG GCCGGGGACACTGCGGTCGGCTGGGCGCTTGGCTACATGCTGAACCTGACCAACATGATCCCCGCCGACCCGCCGGGGCTGCGCAAGGGCACTGACTTCAACTCTTGGGTggtcctcctcctgctcttcGCCGCCTTGCTCCTGGCCGCGCTAGTCCTGCTGGCGCGCCAGGCGCGTTCCGCCAAGTCGCCGAGCGCCATCTAG